The genome window GCGTGCACCAGAGCCTCGTTGTAATGCCGCAACGCTTCCTGCGCATGCTTCAAGGCTTCCGGCGTGTGCATCTTCACCTGCTGCGACGCATCGTCCATTTTCAGACTGAATTCGAGATGCTTGATCATTTCCTGCAAATGCAGATGGCCTTCTTCTCCATGTCCCAGGCCGACACTGGCATGCCCTCCCGACTGCGCCCAGACAGGCGTTACGGAGAACATCCCCAAAACAGCCGCTCCCACCACCATCGAGAGCGCTTTATTAACGAGGCGCTTCATACGGACCCCCTGAAGGATTCACTCATAATGGAAAAACACTCGATCCCGCTGTGCTTCGTTTCATTTATCCCTTAAATATCCACCAATCGCCCAACCTTGTCAACGCACAAACCGACCCCGCTTCAGGCAAAAAAAAATCCCCCCGGCCCAGCGGAGGGATGACGAAAACACTTAAAAACGGCAGCCTTCAAACCTGCATGCGCATGACTTCCTGATAGGCTTCGACGATCTTGTTGCGCACCTGCATGGTCATCTGGAATGCGAGATCGGCCTTGCTGACCGCCAGCATCGCGCCGTGGACATTCTGCGATTCGCCGGACACCAGCTTTTCAATCGCCTGGTCGGCCTCCTTCTGCAAGCTGTCCACCTGCTTGATGGATTCGGAAAGCGTGTCCTTGAACGACGGCGCATTGGGATCGATTTTAGGCGACACACCCTTACCGTGAACCTGGCCGAGGCCCGGCCCCAGCACGTTTTTCAGATTGGTTTTGAGGGTGTTGTCATCCATCGTTCAGCTCCAGATTTCCTCTCATCAAGGTATTCCTATCCTGCTGCTTTGTCAATCTTTAACGACCCGTCCCCGCTCCTCAACCCTGCACGTTTTCGCGGATGGCGGTGCGGATGATGGAGCCGCGTTTGCTCATCAACTGCACGGTGGCGGAATACCCGATCTGGGTCTCGGCCAACTTGCTCATCTCTTTGTCAACATTGACATTATTGCCATTCGAGCGGGCAGCGTCGGGTTCCGCATACACCTCGGGTTGCAGGCTGCGCAGGGAATCCATGCCGGAGCCCAGGTGCCCGGACTGCGTTTTTTTCAGGTTCAAGCCGTCTCCGGAACCCATGGCATCCTGCAAGGCACCTTTAAAATCAATGTCTTTTGCCTTATAACCGGGAGTATCCATGTTGCTGATGTTGCTGGACACCAGCAACTGACGCTGCGACTGAAAATCCAGCGACTTACTCATTAATAGCGGTACGGGATCTGAAAACAATAAGCGGTCGATCAACATAAATTCACTCTCCTTTTACCTTACCTCTAGCAAAACGGATGCCACAGGCACACGATTCAATATAAGCCATTATTTTTAAATGATTTATAAGTTTTTCGGAAAAACTCCCACAGGCCGGCACCAAAAATTTGGCGATTTTAAGGGAAAATTTTTCCCTATCGTGTTGGGATTCCTGACGTTTCGGCCGCCCTGTCTTCGGTGTATAATGTGTGTAGAATACTTACTCTCTTATTGGAAAGCCTGTTCATGACCCAAGATTTGAACGCCCTCACTGCCAATCTGAAACGGTTCCAGAAGGAAAACCTGTCGGACATCCTGCACGTCATGGCCGGCGGACTGAAAAATGCTTTCCGCTGCGACTCGGTCCGCATCTACCTCGAAGACCTGTATGAGGGCATGTTGATCTGCCATTACGTCTCCGATGAAAATCATCCGGACCGCCACCGCATCACCAAATACATTTCGCCCAAGGAGTCCATCACCTCCAAGGCATTTTATGAAAATGCGGTGGTGGCGTCGTGGAAGCATCCCGGCGGCGTCGCCAACTTCCGCAACCCGTTCGAGACGCTCTCCGGCATCCAGTCCACGGCCGTGTTCCCCATCACCTACCAGATGCGCCCCATTGGCACCATCAACCTCGACTGGAACAAGGATGGGGAGTTTTTAACGCCCGCACAGATCGAACAGATCAGCGCTTTCATCGCCGACAACAGCGCCGGCATCGAACGCGCCAAGCGGTTCCATCAAAACATTTCCTTTTCCAAATACCTCGACACCGCGCGCAAGAAAGAAGGCGCGTGGATGATGATGCGCTCCGCCGTCAACCTGATCGAAAAACTGAGCCTCGCTTCGGTGCTGGTGCCGGCAACGGAACAGAATTCGAAAACGCGCGGCGCCAAAACGGCCGACCTCGTCGAAATCCTCGCGGTCTATTCCAAGAACATCGAACACGCCGACATCTACAACAAACGCGATCAGATCCACGTACTGGAAGGCCGCCACCTGATCAACCGCATCGTCCGTTACGAAAAAAAACAGGGACTGGTGATGAACGATCCCAACCAGAACTCGATCTATCACGAGAACGTGATGGACGAACAGTTTCCGCGTAAAGAGATCGCCAGCGAGATCAACCTGGTCTCGCTCTACCAGGTGCCGAAGTACGACAAAAAGACGGGCCGCTTCATCTGCGCCATCAACTACTACACCGGCGAGCCTTACGAGTTCACCCCGTTCGAAAAAACCTTGTTGCAGGAACACGCCTCGATGGTGGAGACCATCATCCTCGAAGAAAGCCCGACGCATATCGAAATCCAGGTATTGAGCGAGATTGAGGAATTGTTGTCGGACACGAATACCTCCCTGCCGCGTTTTCTCGACAGCATCCTGGCGAAGACATCGGAATTGATCGGCGCCGACTGCGGCACCATCGCCCTCCTGCAAACGATCGACGGCAAACCGTGGTTGCAGGTGGAAGATGAAGACGGCGGTCTGATCGGGGCCAAGTCGCGCGGCTGGAAAAAAAACAAAATCATGCCGCTGCAAGTCGGCGGCAACGATCTGCCGGACGATGTGAAATCGATGAACGGCTATTGCGCCCACACGGCGCGACCGGTGCTGCTCAACGACGTACGCAATTCGCGCAATACGCAGGGCTTCTACAAAAACCTGTCACCCGCCATCCGCTCGGAGCTGGCAGTGCCCATCATTTATCAGAACCGGGTGCTGGGGGTGTTGAACCAGGACAGCTTCCGCCTCAACTTCTTCACCGATGAACACAAAAAGATTTTGCAGATCATCGCCAGCCTCATCAGCCAGAAGGTCAACCATCTTTTGCAGATCGAAGCCCTGCGCCGGGACATGACCGTATTGAAACGCGAGATCGAATACCGCGATCCCAACGTGTCGTCCTATTACCTGGGCAACGTCATCGGCCGCAGCCGAAAGATCCACACGCTGGTCAAGCAGATCGACGTGGTGGTGGACTCCATCTGCAACCGCATGCTCAACTGGGAACGCTCGCCGCAGACGGAAGCCTTCATGGGCCTACCGTCGTTGCTCATCACGGGCGAGACCGGTGCGGGTAAGGAATTTTTCTTCAACAACATTTATTCGCGGGTAACGGAGACGTTCCGCCAGAAGAAACGTCCCGATTTCGAATTGCCGCTGCGCAAAACCAATATCGCCGCCTACAGTGGCGAGTTGACCTACAGCGAACTGTTCGGGCACAAGAAAGGCGCGTTCACCAGCGCCGACTCCAACCGTCAGGGCATTCTGGAAGAAGCCAACGGCGGCATCGTGTTCCTCGACGAGATCGGCGACATCGATCCCAAAACGCAGGTGCAGTTGTTGCGCTTCCTCGACACCGGCGTGTTCGTGCGCCTCGGCGAAAACCAGCCGTGCTATGCGCGCATCTTCCTCATCGCCGCCACCAACAAAAATCTGCTGAAGGAAATCGAGGCCGGCCGTTTCCGCGAAGACCTCTATCACCGCCTGAACGCGCTGAGTTTTCGAATTCCATCGCTCAACGACCGGAGGGAGGACATCCCCGATCTGGCGACGCATTTTCTGGGGCGGTTGTACACGACGTATAAGGGCGGCGACCAGACAGGCCCGGCCCCTCGGCTGGGAGCGGACGCCATGGAGTATTTGAAACATCGCAGCTACCGCGGCAACGTGCGCGAGTTGAAAAACATTCTGCTGCGGGCGCTCATGTTCAACAAGGGCGGCGTCATCACCCGCGACCACCTGGCGGCGAGCGATCAGGAAAACATGGTGGAGACGGCGGCGTTCGATGCCGCGCCGGTGGGACAGGTGACGAATCTGCTGGAAGAGATCGAGTCCGCGCGCGGCAACTTCTGGACGCACATCTACGAACCGTTCAAGACCAAGCAGATGACGCGCGACACGGTGAAAACGGTGATCGAGACGGCAAAGACGAAGTATCAGACCAACCTGCCGGGGCTGGCGGTGAAGCTGGGCGTGTGCACCGACCACTTCCGCACCGACTCCGAGGAAAGCAAAAAGTTCATGAGCTTCAAAAACTTTTTATACAAGACCGTGAAAATCTCGGAGAATTGAGGAAAAGACTTTTTAACCACCGATGCACACAGATGAACACAGATACCCGGCTGCGCCGAGAGCGGGCACCGGTCTCAGTTACCTTGCAAGCATTCCTCAACCTGGTGCTAAGAAGACCGATCGGTCCCCCCTTGTAAAGGGGGTTAGGGGGATTCTTCCGTTGAAATCCCGAACGCAGTGAGGGATCTCGATGCTCATCAAGTTTCATCATAGTGTCATCCTTCACTTCGTTCAGGACGACGACCCGAAGGAAAAAGCCCCCTAGCCCCCTTCGGAGAAGGGGGAACTTAAATCCCCCTCCCCTTTTCAAGGGGAGGGCTGGGAGGGGTTAGCTTTTCGGGCTATATGGGAATCACTCGGAGGAATCGAAAACGACGAGAAATCTATGAAGAAAAAAGGAATGAAATCGATGCTACCCAAAAACCGTCCTCCGACACATCCAGGAGAGATGTTACTGAAGGAGTTTCTGGAACCGGGAAAGATCACGCAGACAAAATTCGCCCAGCACCTGAGGTGGCCTTTCGCACGTCTGAATGAAATCATCCACGGCAAGCGGGGAGTTTCACCCGAATCCGCGCTTTCACTGGGCGAGGCATTGGGAACAGGACCGGAGTTCTGGTTGAACCTGCAACGCGACTGGGACCTGTGGCACAGCCTGCGCGGCCATGAATCCGTGCCTCTTCTTAAGGTCAAGTCGAAGGGTTAGCTTGCCCCTCAGTAAGGGCAATTGTCAGCCAAACACTAACACTATATATTTTTTCATTTATTTGAAATATTTCCATGAAAACCAAGCAACAATAAGCCCAGCAATAATAGTAAAAAGCCAGCCAAGTAACCCTAATCCGACCTTCTTGAGCCAAATATGCGATGTCCCCTTATTATGCTGAGCTTTAAGTTCTTTCAAATACTCTCGCCCATAGATATTAATTCGAGGCTCTAGGTATTCCATGTCATCTTGACTTGATGCATCAATCGCTTCCAAAAATCCACCTTCATGAAGCTCTCTTATTGTTTCAACAGACACGGTTGAAGTGTCATTATTTATGCGATCTGGTAATTTACCTTCCTCAGCAAGCTCTAAGACTCGAATGATTTCTTTTTCACTCATGCTTTTCCCATGTTTAACATCTACTCATTTAATCTCGTACCCATCTATGGAAAAGGTAAAAATATACTCATTCACAACATCTTCAATTTTTATGGGCAATAAAACCTGGACATTTTTCCCTACCAAACCGCTTGCCTTTTGATCTACTTCTTCTGCTCCCATACCATAACTGGGAAATAAGGGATCTTCGCGCCATCCCCCATATTGGCCACTTACATAATAAATATTGTCAGCTGGAAACACCATGTCTGAAATGGTAGCTCCTCTTACGATAACCGTTGGTGGTTGCGGACTATTTCGATCAACATACTTAACTCCGCTATGGATAACCCTTTTGCTCCGGCCCGATTGATCAACATATACCGCCTCATCCCAATTAATCTTCACTGAATGCGATGTCTTGTTGGTCAATACAAAATCAAATTGAGATGATGTAGGCAACCAAACAATTTTGATAAGACCATCTTCAAAACTGTATTTTGTTTTGCCTTCGTCTTTAAACCGAATGATTTTGGGTTTTCCATATCGTTCTTTAGCATCCGCAGGACGCTCTACCTCCTTCAACCCAATATCATAGGTTGCAAAATGTGTAGGCCCACAAGCAAAGAGAAAACATGTCAAGGCCATTAACAAAAATCCTCTTTTCATAATTCACCCCCCCTATTTGTTGAAATTCACCAGAACCAAAAGTTTCGCTATGTGGAAATTTGACTCTACAGCATAGTAACGAAAATTTCACCCATCACCCCTCCCCCGTCTCCGCCTTATACGCCGCGACGATGGTGTCGCGGAGGTGTTTTTTGAAGGCGGGAGTTTCGGCGATGATGAGGTCTTTGTACTGGCCGTCCTTCCCCACCTGGCTGGGCAGTTGAATGTACATTGCGCCGTTTGATTTTTTGTAAATCTGGATGCCTTTGATGGTCAGCACTCCCTCCAGCGTCACCTCCGCATAGGCTTTTAAATCCTTGTAAGGCTCTCCCGGCTCGAAGGGATAAACGATCGTTTTGGTGATGGTCATGGGATTTTTCCTGTGGCGATTTGATCTTGGCGGGCCGATTTGTTACAATATGTCACCTATTGACGCACCGCATTTCTTCCAAATACCTAAATTACAATTATTTACGGTCTCCGGTGCTATCCGTATTCACGGTTTGACATCGTATTTCACGATTTCGATTTTAAATCATTTTTAATATTTGTCCCAAAAATTTCAAGGAGTTATACATGAGTTCTACTGTAGCCGCCGCGGAAAACTATAAAGTGAAAGACCTGTCCCTTGCGGATTGGGGACGGCAGGAAATCATCATTGCCGAAAAAGAAATGCCGGGTCTCATGGCGCTCCGCGAAAAATACGGTAAAGACAAACCCCTGAAAGGCGCTCGCATTGCAGGGTCGCTGCACATGACCATTCAGACCGCCGTGCTGATCGAAACCCTCGCCGAACTGGGTGCTGAAATCCGCTGGGCGTCCTGCAACATCTTCTCCACGCAGGATCATGCCGCGGCCGCGATCGCCAAATCCGGTATCCCGGTGTTCGCCTGGAAAAGCATGACGGAAGAGGAATACTGGTGGTGCACCGGCCAGACTCTGCTGTTCGACGAAGGTCCCAACATGATTCTCGACGACGGCGGCGACCTGACCGGCTACGTCCACGACAAGCATCCGGAAATGCTGCCGAACATCAAGGGCATCTCCGAAGAGACGACGACGGGCGTGCACAAGCTGTACAAAATGATGAAGAACGGCTCGCTGAAATCGCCGGCCATCAACGTCAACGATTCCGTCACCAAATCCAAGTTCGACAACCTGTACGGTTGCCGCGAATCCCTCGCCGACGGCATCAAGCGCGCCACCGACATCATGGTCGCGGGCAAGGTGGTGGTGATTGCAGGCTACGGCGACGTCGGCAAGGGCTGTGCGCAGTCCATGCGCGCTTACGGCGCTCGCGTGTTGATCACGGAAATCGATCCCATCTGCGCCCTGCAGGCGGCGATGGAAGGCTATGAAGTGACAAGTTTGGAAGACGCCCTGCCGGAAGCCGACATCTACGTCACGACGACGGGTTGTGAGGACATCATCCGCATCGATCACATGGAAAAGATGAAGGACACGGCGATCGTGTGCAACATCGGCCATTTCGATTGTGAGATCCAGGTGGAGCAGTTGAACAACTTCAAGGGCATCAAGAAGGAAGAGATCAAGCCGCAGGTGGACAAGTACACCTTCCCGGACGGGCATTTCATCATTTTGCTGGCGGAAGGCCGGCTGGTGAACCTGGGTTGCGCCACCGGGCATCCTTCGTTCGTCATGTCCGCTTCCTTCACCAATCAGGTGCTGGCGCAGATCGAACTGTACACGAAGAAATACGAGCTCGGCGTGTACACGCTGCCCAAACATCTGGACGAGGAAGTGGCGCGTCTGCATCTCGAAAAGCTGGGCGTCAAACTGACGCGACTGACCGACAAGCAGGCTGACTACCTGGGCATTCCCGTCGGCGGTCCTTACAAGCCGGATCACTACCGGTACTAATACCGGAAGCATCTTAAATAAGAGAAACGGCGTCCCTTTGGGGACGCCGTTTTTTTTGGTTTCAGATTTTGATCCGGGTTTCGTTACGGATTCGGACTCCATCCAATCTATAACTCTCCGCCTCCTAGATATCGTCGGATAAAAATCTATCCTCTTCAAAAAACGCCAGGATGGGGCGGGGGTGATGCGTTTCATTTTTTTCGCAGGCCGCAATCAAACCATCGATGGCCTGGCGCAAATCATTCAACTTCTCAATCCGGTTATCAATGGCCTGCCTTTTGACCCGTGCTTTATTCAGGACCGTGGCAGCCGTCTGCTTTTTATTGACCTGAAGGTTTAAAATTTCAGAAATTTCATCGAGGGAAAAACCAAGCTTCTGGGCGTTCTTGATAAACAAGATGCGTTTCGCGTCTTCCTGGCTGTACAGGCGATAACCGGAACGGGAACGCAGGGGGGGATCGATCAGGTTGCGGGTTTCATAGTAACGCAGGGTTTCCTTGTTCACTCTCACCAACTTTGCCAACTGACTCCGGGTATAAGTGTCCATGAGAAGGCCCTCCACTTAGAATATAGTCCCTGTACTCTGAAACGGGGTCAAACATTTTCCAAGCAGGCCACCCTAAAAAGATGGATTTTAAGTTTTCAAATGGCGTTCCTTTTGAAAAATTGGATCATCCACGGAATGATCTCTTCATACGCGTCTTCCACAATATAATGACCCCCCTCTTCCACTTGATGGATTTCCGCTTCGGGGAAATAGGTTTTCCAGCGTTGCAGGAAATAATCATTAAAGCAAAAATCCTTCATTCCCCATATCAGTTGCACCGGCCGGTCACGAAAAAAACCGAGTTTGGATTCGATGTGCTCCACCACCGGATAACTGGGGACTGCAGGATGCATCGGAATGTCCTGCACAAACCGCAACGTGGCGATGCGGTTTTCGACGCTATTGTAAGGAGCGAGATAGCCCCGTTTCACTTCAGCGGTCATGCGATCACGTTGCCTGCATGCCCAGACCAGGGCCATGCGCGCAAACAAATTAAAATTTAAAATCGCCACCGGACCGATCACCGGTTGGCGGCACAAGTTGATGCTGAAAGGAATGCGGTCCGTCCGAAACGCGGCGGTGTTGAACAGCACCAGCCGTTTGATTTTTTCCGGGTGCCGTACGGCAAGTCCCATGCCAATGGCGCCGCCCCAGTCGTGCATGACGAGAGTGATGTTATCGAGGCTCAACTTCTCGATCAAACGCTCGAGGTTGTCAATATGCTGGCTGAGCGTGTAATTATAATCTTGAGGTTTGTCGGAAAGGCCGCAGCCCATGTGATCCGGCACCACGCAGCGGTACTGGCTGCGCAAACCGCGAACCAGGTTGCGGTAATAAAACGACCAGGTCGGATTGCCGTGCAGCATGAGCAGGGTTTCACCCTGGCCTTCGTCGAGGTAGTGATAGCGGAGTTCATTCAGGTCGAGATAATGCGACTCGAAGGGATAGATGTTTTTGAGCTCGTCGAGGCAGACATCGGTCACCATTCCGCCCCCAGCATGACACAACTCAAGCCGCTGCCGATTCCGAGCAGCCCCACCTTCTGGCCCGGCAGGATGACGCCCTGTTCATCGCCCAGCGCCAGCGTCACCGGCAGGGCAGCGGAACCGGTATTGCCTAGAAACTCCAGCGTGGAGAAATCCTTATCGAGGTTCAGCTGCAATGTTTCATAGAGCAACTTGCGGTGCAGGTGGCCCACCTGATGACAGAACACGCGATCGACATCATCGTTGCCCCAATTCAAATTATGTTTCATCACGTCCCAGGTTTGGCGAGCCAGCTCACACCCTTCCTGCATGAGGGTTTCGGAATCGGTTTCCATCAACGGCGCCGCGTCTCCGCCCATGCCGGAATCCTGATTGCCCTGGCAAAGATGGTTGAACTGCGTAGCCGACTGGTAAGCGCCGCCGATCAAGCGATGCCCGGTGGTGGCCAGGTCTTTGTGCGCCAACAGGACGGCGACCGCGGCGGAACCGATGGTGAAGGAAGCAAACGCGGACTTGATTTTGTTGCGCGTGGGGTTGGGGTCGGCCAACAACGTTTCGATGGTGTGATCGACCAGAGGGCCGCCATTTTCTCCGGAAACGATGAGCCCGGCGCGAATCTGTCCGCACTCGATCATGTTCGCCACCTGGATCATGCCGTTGAGAACACCCAAACAGGCGTTGGACACGTCATAAAAAATGGAATCGGGCCGGAGCTTGAGGCTGTTGTGCACAACGGAGGCCGTGGCAGGCTCCAGAAAATCGCGACTCACCGAGCCGCAGATGAGGCATCCGATTTCGTTGCGGTCCATCGGGGTGCGGGCCAGCGCATCCTCTCCGGCTTTCGAAGCCACCGCGCTGGGAAACACACCCTTGTCCCAGAAGCGGCGCTCGCGGATGCCACTCATCAACTCCAATCGTCCAACGGAAAGTTTGAACCTGTCGTACAAAGGGCCGAGGCGGCGTTCCAGGTCGTCCGACTTGACGATGTTTTCGGGGAGGTGATGGCCTATCGCTTCGATGCAAACGTTTTCAAATCGCATAATGCCTTCCTCATGCGGAGCCGATGATTTGCATCTCGTAATACTTCTGGTACTGCGGGCACTGTTCCAGCAACTGCTCGTGGTTGCCCTGCCCCACCATTTTTCCATGTTCCATCACGATGATGCGATCGGCATGCTTGATGGTGGAAAACCGGTGTGCGATGACAAAGGTGGTGCGGTGTTCCATGAGATTGTTCAGGGCATCCTGCACCAGTTTTTCAGATTCGGAATCGAGCGCCGAGGTGGCTTCGTCCAGAACCAGAATCGGAGCGTTGCGGACAATGGCGCGGGCAATGGCAATGCGCTGCCGTTGTCCTCCGGACAGTTTCAGCCCGCGTTCACCGATCACCGTGTCATAGCCATCGTCCAATGCCTGCACATACGTGTCCACGTGGGCGGCCTTGGCGGCGCGCACGATATCGTCCTTCGTCGCATCGGGATTGCCGTAGCCGATGTTCGCCCAGATGGTGTCGTTGAACAAAAACGTTTCCTGCGTCACCAGCGCCAGGTTGCGTCGCAGAGACTGTGAACTGATGTCATTGATGTTCACGCCATCAATGAGAATTTCTCCCTGCGTTACGTTGAAAAATTTGAACAGCAGGTCCACCAGTGTGGTCTTGCCCGCGCCGCTCATGCCAACGATGGCGAGCACCTCCGATTTTTTCACCGTCAGGTTGATATCGCTCAGCACCATCGTATCGCGGGTCGGGTACTTGAAGCCCACATTGCGGTATTCGATGCGGTCCTGAAATTCCGTCAAATCCAACGTGCCGTCGTTTGCTTTTTCTTCTTCCGTATCGAGGACGGAAAACACGCGCTCGGCGGCCGCCACCGCTTTCTGCGAATCGGTATAAGTTTTGAAAAGAATGCGCATGGGATCGTACATCATGAACATGCCGAGCACGAAAGCGAAAAAGGCTCCCTGGGTGATCTCCCCTTCCAGCACTTCAAATCCTCCCAGCCACAACACCACCGAGCCACCGAGCACCGCCAGCACTTCCATCATCGGGGATGTGAACTCGGTATAACGGACGTCCTTCTTCATGATTTTGAGGAACTCATCGTTGTGCCGTTCCAGTTTTTTATCTTCCTGCTCTTCCAGTCCGAACGCACGCACGACCTTGATGCCGGAAATGGATTCCAGCATGGTGGAGTTGATGTCCGCCAGCAGTTCCTGCCCACGCCGTCCCAGTTTCCTCAACTTGCGGGCGACCATGCCGGTCGGGACCAAAGCCACCGGGATCACAAAAATGGCGATGAGGGCCCAATCCCATTTCAGCCAAAACACCCAGAACAGCAGGCCGATGAACATCACCACACTCTGAATGGTGTCCTTGATGTACTTGGTGAGCGACAACAGCATGGCGTTGACGTCGTTGACGAGGCGCGACATCAATTGACCCGTAGTGTCTTTTTCAAAAAAACCGTAAGGCAGTTTGTGAATGTGCTGAAACATTTCCAGACGAATCTTCGCCACCAGTTCCCAGCCGATCTGAAAAATGATGACGCTCTGTATATAGCGCAGAACTCCCTTGGTCAGGTAAAGCGCAATGACGATCAAGGGCAACATCTTCAGCATGAAGTAATCTTTTTCGACAAAAATCTTGTCGAAGGTCTGCTGAACCAACGGGACGGGAGACGTGGAGAGGGCTCCAACCAGGACAGACGTCAGCAACGTCAGGATCACTTTCCCTTTATAGGGAAGAAGATAATGGACCAGTCGCTGGTAGATGGTTGCCTTTTTCATGTTGTCAGGATGCGGAGGAGGCTGTGTGTTGTCAAGACGGGGTCATAAAAAAGCCCCTGGCCGTTGACGGTTATCAACGGACAGGGGCTTGATCTGCACATTTTTAACGATTGCACGCCGTGCAACGCCTTTCGAAATAAAGCTGAGGGCTTCAGTCCTTATTTCTTTTGCGGCAGAAAATCATCCAAGGTCGCCCCACTGTTGATCATCTCAGTCATGACCTTGATGGATTCTTCAATTCCCTTTTGACAGGTATCGAGATCGATCTCCATCAAATTGAAATGGTTGGCATAGTCCAGAACCCGCTCACGGGTGTTTTCCCGCATGAAGCCCTGGGGCACCTGCTCAATCCGGGCAATGGCATCTTCCGTCCACAGGAACCGGGTCGGATCGACCGGGCCTTTGGAGAAGTTTTTGCCGGGGAACAGAGCGGGATCGCCATAAGCTTGAAGGTGACCCTTATCGCCGTTCCCGTTGCCGGTTTCTTTACCATTGCCACCGTTGCCTGGCGTTTCCGCAACTGCGACTTCTTTGC of Nitrospina watsonii contains these proteins:
- the fliE gene encoding flagellar hook-basal body complex protein FliE, which encodes MDDNTLKTNLKNVLGPGLGQVHGKGVSPKIDPNAPSFKDTLSESIKQVDSLQKEADQAIEKLVSGESQNVHGAMLAVSKADLAFQMTMQVRNKIVEAYQEVMRMQV
- the flgB gene encoding flagellar basal body rod protein FlgB — encoded protein: MLIDRLLFSDPVPLLMSKSLDFQSQRQLLVSSNISNMDTPGYKAKDIDFKGALQDAMGSGDGLNLKKTQSGHLGSGMDSLRSLQPEVYAEPDAARSNGNNVNVDKEMSKLAETQIGYSATVQLMSKRGSIIRTAIRENVQG
- a CDS encoding sigma 54-interacting transcriptional regulator — its product is MTQDLNALTANLKRFQKENLSDILHVMAGGLKNAFRCDSVRIYLEDLYEGMLICHYVSDENHPDRHRITKYISPKESITSKAFYENAVVASWKHPGGVANFRNPFETLSGIQSTAVFPITYQMRPIGTINLDWNKDGEFLTPAQIEQISAFIADNSAGIERAKRFHQNISFSKYLDTARKKEGAWMMMRSAVNLIEKLSLASVLVPATEQNSKTRGAKTADLVEILAVYSKNIEHADIYNKRDQIHVLEGRHLINRIVRYEKKQGLVMNDPNQNSIYHENVMDEQFPRKEIASEINLVSLYQVPKYDKKTGRFICAINYYTGEPYEFTPFEKTLLQEHASMVETIILEESPTHIEIQVLSEIEELLSDTNTSLPRFLDSILAKTSELIGADCGTIALLQTIDGKPWLQVEDEDGGLIGAKSRGWKKNKIMPLQVGGNDLPDDVKSMNGYCAHTARPVLLNDVRNSRNTQGFYKNLSPAIRSELAVPIIYQNRVLGVLNQDSFRLNFFTDEHKKILQIIASLISQKVNHLLQIEALRRDMTVLKREIEYRDPNVSSYYLGNVIGRSRKIHTLVKQIDVVVDSICNRMLNWERSPQTEAFMGLPSLLITGETGAGKEFFFNNIYSRVTETFRQKKRPDFELPLRKTNIAAYSGELTYSELFGHKKGAFTSADSNRQGILEEANGGIVFLDEIGDIDPKTQVQLLRFLDTGVFVRLGENQPCYARIFLIAATNKNLLKEIEAGRFREDLYHRLNALSFRIPSLNDRREDIPDLATHFLGRLYTTYKGGDQTGPAPRLGADAMEYLKHRSYRGNVRELKNILLRALMFNKGGVITRDHLAASDQENMVETAAFDAAPVGQVTNLLEEIESARGNFWTHIYEPFKTKQMTRDTVKTVIETAKTKYQTNLPGLAVKLGVCTDHFRTDSEESKKFMSFKNFLYKTVKISEN
- a CDS encoding HigA family addiction module antitoxin, whose product is MLPKNRPPTHPGEMLLKEFLEPGKITQTKFAQHLRWPFARLNEIIHGKRGVSPESALSLGEALGTGPEFWLNLQRDWDLWHSLRGHESVPLLKVKSKG
- a CDS encoding septation protein SpoVG family protein, whose translation is MTITKTIVYPFEPGEPYKDLKAYAEVTLEGVLTIKGIQIYKKSNGAMYIQLPSQVGKDGQYKDLIIAETPAFKKHLRDTIVAAYKAETGEG
- the ahcY gene encoding adenosylhomocysteinase; amino-acid sequence: MSSTVAAAENYKVKDLSLADWGRQEIIIAEKEMPGLMALREKYGKDKPLKGARIAGSLHMTIQTAVLIETLAELGAEIRWASCNIFSTQDHAAAAIAKSGIPVFAWKSMTEEEYWWCTGQTLLFDEGPNMILDDGGDLTGYVHDKHPEMLPNIKGISEETTTGVHKLYKMMKNGSLKSPAINVNDSVTKSKFDNLYGCRESLADGIKRATDIMVAGKVVVIAGYGDVGKGCAQSMRAYGARVLITEIDPICALQAAMEGYEVTSLEDALPEADIYVTTTGCEDIIRIDHMEKMKDTAIVCNIGHFDCEIQVEQLNNFKGIKKEEIKPQVDKYTFPDGHFIILLAEGRLVNLGCATGHPSFVMSASFTNQVLAQIELYTKKYELGVYTLPKHLDEEVARLHLEKLGVKLTRLTDKQADYLGIPVGGPYKPDHYRY
- a CDS encoding MerR family transcriptional regulator, with product MDTYTRSQLAKLVRVNKETLRYYETRNLIDPPLRSRSGYRLYSQEDAKRILFIKNAQKLGFSLDEISEILNLQVNKKQTAATVLNKARVKRQAIDNRIEKLNDLRQAIDGLIAACEKNETHHPRPILAFFEEDRFLSDDI
- a CDS encoding alpha/beta fold hydrolase, with the translated sequence MVTDVCLDELKNIYPFESHYLDLNELRYHYLDEGQGETLLMLHGNPTWSFYYRNLVRGLRSQYRCVVPDHMGCGLSDKPQDYNYTLSQHIDNLERLIEKLSLDNITLVMHDWGGAIGMGLAVRHPEKIKRLVLFNTAAFRTDRIPFSINLCRQPVIGPVAILNFNLFARMALVWACRQRDRMTAEVKRGYLAPYNSVENRIATLRFVQDIPMHPAVPSYPVVEHIESKLGFFRDRPVQLIWGMKDFCFNDYFLQRWKTYFPEAEIHQVEEGGHYIVEDAYEEIIPWMIQFFKRNAI
- a CDS encoding 3-oxoacyl-ACP synthase III, with protein sequence MRFENVCIEAIGHHLPENIVKSDDLERRLGPLYDRFKLSVGRLELMSGIRERRFWDKGVFPSAVASKAGEDALARTPMDRNEIGCLICGSVSRDFLEPATASVVHNSLKLRPDSIFYDVSNACLGVLNGMIQVANMIECGQIRAGLIVSGENGGPLVDHTIETLLADPNPTRNKIKSAFASFTIGSAAVAVLLAHKDLATTGHRLIGGAYQSATQFNHLCQGNQDSGMGGDAAPLMETDSETLMQEGCELARQTWDVMKHNLNWGNDDVDRVFCHQVGHLHRKLLYETLQLNLDKDFSTLEFLGNTGSAALPVTLALGDEQGVILPGQKVGLLGIGSGLSCVMLGAEW